The DNA region TCAGCTTGAATTTCCTCCTCCTGATCCAGTCCCTTTTCAGCAGCGCAGAATCATAGAATGCCTGAGTGATAAAAAATTTTGATCCGCCATTAAACTTCGCGAGTGCGATATCCTGCTCAGCCTCCCGGAACGGGTTGAGAGAAGAACCGACAACAATTTCATCTCCGCCTTCAAACCCATTGGAATAACTCCTGGCGTCCCTTATGGCACCTATGAGTCCGACGACGTCGAGTTCCCTGACCTCCTTAGAATCCATTTTTTTGTGAATCGGATCACCGCCAACGGCGAAAAAGTGATTTATTCCAAACTTTATCCCCGTCATTATCTGGGAATGGATGTGCAGCCTGTTCTTGTCCCTTGGCGTTATGTGGGGAACCGGAATCATCTTTTTACCGTTAGTGGCTGTATATAGCGTGATCAGCGGATCAATTCCTGGCATTCCCATGGGGTTTTCCGGCGCAGTTATGACATTTGATATTTCTTCCATCATGTCAACAGCTTCAACTGCCTCTACAAAGCCATAAGCCTTCCTGGGAACCAGTTCGAATGACTTAATGTATCCAAGATCCGTG from Thermoplasmataceae archaeon includes:
- a CDS encoding methylenetetrahydrofolate reductase, translating into MAVTTITDLGYIKSFELVPRKAYGFVEAVEAVDMMEEISNVITAPENPMGMPGIDPLITLYTATNGKKMIPVPHITPRDKNRLHIHSQIMTGIKFGINHFFAVGGDPIHKKMDSKEVRELDVVGLIGAIRDARSYSNGFEGGDEIVVGSSLNPFREAEQDIALAKFNGGSKFFITQAFYDSALLKRDWIRRRKFKLIAGFLPIQNEKQLEFLKRIGGKIPAETEKRILSAHDKVQESSRIIREIADDLKGYIDGIHVMPLGNNKIAKDILESF